The Eurosta solidaginis isolate ZX-2024a chromosome 4, ASM4086904v1, whole genome shotgun sequence genome includes a window with the following:
- the LOC137249581 gene encoding L-xylulose reductase-like, whose protein sequence is MSKEYTNKVIVVTGAGQGIGRELCVQLSSAGANVIAVSKSVAKLEELKNSCPAIDIIPINLQNWQETRETLSKLPPIDGLINNAGVAIIKPFAELTEQNFDNTFDVNVKAVFNVTQTLLPKLKKGSSIVMVSSLAASRSFDGHILYSATKAAVDSLTRSLALELGPKQIRVNSVNPTVVFTQMGRDIWSDPKKSGPLLAHIPLNRFCELQEVIDGILYFLSSESSFVNGHHLNLEGGYLVS, encoded by the exons ATGTCTAAGGAATATACAAATAAGGTGATTGTTGTGACGGGGGCTGGCCAGG GTATTGGTAGAGAACTGTGCGTACAGTTGTCATCAGCTGGTGCAAATGTTATCGCCGTTTCGAAGTCAGTGGCGAAATTAGAGGAGCTTAAGAATAGCTGTCCCGCTATAGATATCATTCCAATAAACCTTCAAAATTGGCAAGAAACACGGGAAACTCTTTCGAAATTACCACCAATAGATGGACTGATAAATAATGCCGGAGTTGCTATTATTAAACCTTTCGCTGAATTGACCGAGCAGAATTTTGACAA CACATTTGATGTCAATGTCAAAGCAGTTTTCAATGTAACACAAACACTTTTGCCCAAGCTCAAAAAAGGATCTTCGATAGTGATGGTATCTTCGTTGGCTGCCTCTCGATCATTCGATGGCCATATACTATATAGTGCTACTAAAGCTGCTGTAGATTCATTAACACGTTCGCTGGCATTGGAATTGGGACCTAAACAAATACGTGTTAACTCTGTTAATCCAACAGTAGTGTTTACACAAATGGGACGTGATATTTGGAGTGATCCAAAAAAATCTGGTCCCCTTTTAGCACATATACCCTTGAACCGCTTTTGTGAGCTACAAGAAGTAATTGACGGAATCCTCTATTTTCTAAGCAGCGAATCGAGTTTTGTAAATGGACATCATTTAAATTTGGAAGGGGGTTATTTGGTGTCATAA
- the LOC137249582 gene encoding L-xylulose reductase-like, with protein MSKEYTNKVIVVTGAGQGIGRELCVQLSSAGANVIAVSKSVAKLEELKNSCPAIDIIPINLQNWQETRETLSKLPPIDGLINNAGVAIIKPFAELTEQDFDNTFDVNVKAVFNVTQTLLPKLKKGSSIVMVSSLAASRSFDGHILYSATKAAVDSLTRSLALELGPKQIRVNSVNPTVVFTQMGRDNWSDPKKSGPLLAHIPLNRFCEVQEVIDGILYLLSSKSSFVNGHHLNLEGGYLVS; from the exons ATGTCTAAGGAATATACAAATAAGGTGATTGTTGTGACGGGGGCTGGCCAGG GTATTGGTAGAGAACTGTGCGTACAGTTGTCATCAGCTGGTGCAAATGTTATCGCCGTTTCGAAGTCAGTGGCGAAATTAGAGGAGCTTAAGAATAGCTGTCCCGCTATAGATATCATTCCAATAAACCTTCAAAATTGGCAAGAAACACGGGAAACTCTTTCGAAATTACCACCAATAGATGGACTGATAAATAATGCCGGAGTTGCTATTATTAAACCTTTCGCTGAATTGACCGAGCAGGATTTTGACAA CACATTTGATGTCAATGTCAAAGCAGTTTTCAATGTAACACAAACACTTTTGCCCAAGCTCAAAAAAGGATCTTCGATAGTGATGGTATCTTCGTTGGCTGCCTCTCGATCATTCGATGGCCATATACTATATAGTGCTACTAAAGCTGCTGTAGATTCATTAACACGTTCGCTGGCATTGGAATTGGGACCTAAACAAATACGTGTTAACTCTGTTAATCCAACAGTAGTGTTTACACAAATGGGGCGTGACAATTGGAGTGATCCAAAAAAATCTGGTCCCCTTTTAGCACATATACCCTTGAACCGCTTTTGTGAGGTACAAGAAGTAATTGACGGAATCCTTTATCTTCTAAGCAGCAAATCGAGTTTTGTAAATGGACATCATTTAAATTTGGAAGGGGGTTATTTGGTGTCATAA